A region from the Natronocella acetinitrilica genome encodes:
- a CDS encoding sensor domain-containing diguanylate cyclase, which yields MNRLGIRLLLIWLIAGVVLFVPFRFAYERDTQSHLDAELLQVDAALRSTEAIFRTVTNQAFSDLLGRDNFRQLLADIARSPDGFDGDWDRSALIAAGMDTHRSLRTCCRAELHVLTPDARSLIRFSIPGSETPPSAEYRPGLLQALEGRHGAQGFEMGLRGPAYRRILPIWDSGELVGAVEAELAVGDLMAFLRGVGGGALLYHLVLLESAVPTDNSNGLGVIYRPTALHEQIYEPVQLNSTGSRLAHWIEQSSRLRQALAAAIPTGAPASAVVEDWRGAEVAIAMLPIHDISGEQIGYAVAESDATALTALRNQYLWMGTLVWLLAAGLGTVALFLWHSRRGAILLQDKLAAVTESVGEGVFVAGDDGRIRYVNQAACDILGYTRAELLGANSYRMFHQLSDGKPISPESSPIRQATRIKGIYRSENEGFRTRSGDIITVSMTVTPLRRNRPSDGVVAVFHDVSARTRELTSLKVQALRDPLTGLANRRLFDGTLEREVRRSHRTHASLALLMVDVDDFKHYNDAFGHLAGDEALQRISKVLEECVNRPADLVCRYGGEEFALILPETDTASARWIAERVRHSVEAEGIRQAPGAVSEVISVSVGYASGGGPRLTAASLIAKADYGAYRAKALGRNRVEIGEPEPV from the coding sequence ATGAACAGGCTTGGCATACGGCTACTGTTGATCTGGCTGATTGCGGGCGTCGTCCTGTTCGTCCCCTTTCGCTTTGCCTACGAACGCGATACCCAATCCCATCTCGATGCAGAGCTTCTGCAGGTCGATGCGGCGCTGCGCAGCACCGAGGCCATTTTCCGCACCGTGACCAACCAGGCATTCAGCGATTTGCTGGGGCGTGACAATTTTCGCCAGCTGCTGGCGGATATCGCCCGATCTCCAGATGGCTTCGACGGGGACTGGGATCGATCTGCCCTGATTGCTGCGGGCATGGATACCCACCGCAGTCTGCGCACATGCTGCCGTGCGGAATTGCATGTGCTCACCCCCGACGCACGGTCATTGATCCGTTTCAGCATACCGGGGTCCGAAACGCCACCTTCTGCCGAGTACCGCCCGGGCCTCTTGCAGGCGCTGGAAGGCCGCCATGGAGCCCAGGGCTTCGAGATGGGGCTCCGAGGTCCCGCCTATCGTCGAATCCTGCCCATCTGGGATTCCGGCGAGCTGGTTGGCGCCGTTGAGGCCGAGTTGGCCGTCGGTGACCTGATGGCGTTCCTGCGTGGTGTCGGCGGTGGTGCCTTGCTCTACCATCTCGTGCTGCTGGAGTCAGCGGTGCCCACAGACAACAGTAACGGTCTCGGCGTCATCTACCGGCCCACCGCCCTGCATGAACAGATCTATGAGCCGGTGCAATTGAATAGCACTGGTTCGCGACTGGCACACTGGATCGAGCAGTCGAGTCGGCTGCGCCAGGCTCTGGCCGCGGCGATTCCGACGGGTGCGCCCGCCAGTGCGGTTGTCGAAGACTGGCGTGGAGCAGAGGTTGCCATCGCCATGCTGCCGATCCACGACATCAGCGGCGAGCAGATCGGGTATGCCGTTGCGGAGTCCGATGCCACGGCATTGACCGCTTTGCGCAATCAGTACCTCTGGATGGGCACACTGGTCTGGCTGCTGGCGGCCGGGCTGGGTACGGTGGCGCTGTTCCTTTGGCATTCCCGTCGCGGTGCCATCCTGCTGCAGGACAAGCTGGCAGCGGTTACCGAAAGTGTGGGTGAGGGCGTGTTCGTGGCCGGGGACGACGGTCGCATCCGTTATGTCAATCAGGCTGCCTGCGATATTCTCGGCTACACCCGAGCCGAGCTTCTCGGGGCGAACTCGTATCGTATGTTCCACCAGTTAAGCGATGGCAAGCCGATTAGCCCCGAATCCAGCCCGATTCGCCAGGCCACCCGTATCAAGGGTATCTACAGAAGTGAGAATGAGGGTTTCAGAACCCGCAGCGGCGACATCATCACCGTGTCGATGACCGTCACGCCGCTGCGGCGTAATCGTCCCAGCGACGGCGTGGTGGCTGTGTTCCATGATGTTTCCGCGCGCACACGAGAACTGACCAGTCTCAAGGTGCAGGCGCTGCGCGATCCGCTCACCGGGCTCGCCAACCGGCGCCTGTTCGATGGCACCCTGGAACGCGAGGTGCGCAGGTCCCACCGCACCCACGCCAGCCTGGCACTGCTGATGGTGGATGTGGACGACTTCAAGCACTACAACGATGCCTTTGGTCATCTGGCGGGCGATGAGGCCTTGCAACGGATTTCCAAGGTGCTCGAGGAATGCGTGAATCGGCCGGCGGACCTGGTCTGCCGATACGGCGGTGAGGAGTTCGCGCTCATACTGCCGGAGACAGACACCGCTTCCGCGAGATGGATTGCCGAAAGGGTGCGCCATTCCGTGGAGGCGGAAGGGATCCGGCAGGCACCCGGGGCTGTTTCCGAGGTTATCTCTGTCAGTGTCGGCTACGCCAGCGGCGGCGGGCCACGCCTGACCGCAGCCAGTCTGATCGCGAAAGCCGACTACGGTGCCTATCGTGCCAAGGCGCTCGGGCGCAACCGGGTCGAGATCGGCGAGCCAGAGCCGGTCTAG
- a CDS encoding transglycosylase SLT domain-containing protein, which produces MTRTIWIVALCLLGGPLSAAPVPVPLTLDWPYLERQAAEALGMDADGQVTIRPDPCGRFEGSALELRPADAGRLAMRIDVAADLATEVMGSCLGPGRWQGRLHVELMPVVDETGLVVLLRPESASLLSADSEDGVLTALTRTLAESLILPRIRAFEADLREPLSAIDELLVSLAPDQRTSVSRQATVLSAVEVVPEGMRATLAVDPGETQPDTRAERPLSDDELEDWRRVEDELDGFLTTVVINLAERTGDTALRQDLAETLLDARWSIARALVEEEPGPDPVRRLFVDSWDRLRPHLRLLDSLDLPPEAGGLRLAGFIAGGDAIQALDALGPAYGLEITRDGLRRLARLLLADDAPDRFTPLPLEVDPRLRLLFPEARATWQLEEAVSRASPLDWLIRPAAADSARSPAVELRGMVPRLANLDHYLGLVSALMDQEIPRRTGGETRIPPVFRYMMDPMIRATAWKESCWRQYTGPSSAPRVLTSSVGALGMMQIHARVWRGVYDLDRLADDVRYNLNAGIDILEYYFVDYALRRGEHRQPGGLDNLVQATYAAYNGGPSHLGRYRRDDTRASLRAIDREFWHHYQTMRRDRWPDVGSCYPVGG; this is translated from the coding sequence TTGACACGAACAATCTGGATTGTTGCCCTGTGCCTTCTGGGCGGGCCGCTATCTGCGGCGCCGGTTCCCGTTCCGCTTACACTCGACTGGCCCTACCTGGAGCGCCAGGCAGCCGAGGCCCTGGGAATGGATGCCGATGGTCAGGTGACCATTCGCCCCGACCCATGCGGCCGCTTTGAGGGCTCAGCCCTGGAACTGCGACCGGCCGATGCAGGCCGTCTCGCCATGCGCATTGACGTGGCAGCAGATCTGGCCACCGAAGTCATGGGTTCCTGTCTGGGGCCAGGCCGCTGGCAGGGGCGCTTGCACGTGGAACTCATGCCCGTCGTCGATGAGACAGGGCTCGTGGTTCTGCTGCGGCCCGAGTCTGCGTCGCTGCTGTCCGCCGATAGTGAAGATGGTGTGCTCACCGCGCTGACCAGGACGCTCGCGGAAAGCCTGATTCTGCCGCGCATTCGTGCCTTTGAGGCTGACCTGCGGGAGCCGCTGTCGGCCATCGATGAGTTGCTCGTGTCGTTGGCTCCTGACCAGCGCACCAGCGTATCCAGGCAAGCAACCGTGCTTTCCGCGGTTGAAGTCGTGCCGGAAGGCATGCGGGCGACCCTGGCGGTGGACCCTGGTGAGACACAGCCCGATACCCGGGCCGAACGACCGCTATCCGACGATGAACTGGAAGATTGGCGCCGCGTTGAAGACGAACTGGATGGCTTTCTGACCACCGTCGTCATCAACCTGGCAGAGCGCACCGGCGATACGGCGCTGCGGCAGGATCTGGCCGAGACGCTGCTGGACGCGCGTTGGTCCATCGCCCGTGCGCTCGTGGAAGAAGAACCGGGTCCGGATCCCGTGCGACGGCTTTTCGTCGACAGTTGGGACCGACTGCGGCCCCATCTTCGCTTGCTGGACAGCCTGGATTTGCCGCCGGAAGCAGGGGGCTTGCGGCTTGCTGGGTTCATTGCCGGCGGCGACGCCATTCAGGCGCTGGACGCACTGGGGCCTGCGTACGGACTGGAGATCACCCGGGATGGGTTACGCCGCCTGGCGCGGCTGCTGCTGGCCGACGACGCGCCTGACCGGTTCACGCCGCTGCCCCTTGAGGTCGACCCGCGACTGCGTCTGCTGTTCCCCGAGGCCCGCGCTACCTGGCAGCTGGAGGAGGCTGTCTCCCGGGCATCGCCGCTGGACTGGCTGATTCGGCCAGCGGCCGCCGACTCGGCGCGCTCACCGGCGGTGGAGTTGCGGGGCATGGTGCCCAGACTGGCCAACCTGGATCATTATCTTGGTCTGGTTTCAGCGCTGATGGACCAGGAGATTCCTCGCCGCACGGGAGGCGAGACACGCATTCCCCCAGTGTTCCGCTACATGATGGATCCGATGATCCGCGCCACGGCGTGGAAGGAGTCATGCTGGCGGCAGTATACCGGGCCGAGCAGCGCACCTCGGGTGCTGACCTCATCCGTTGGCGCGCTGGGGATGATGCAGATCCATGCGCGGGTCTGGCGGGGCGTTTACGATCTGGATCGGCTGGCTGATGATGTCCGCTACAACCTTAACGCTGGAATCGACATCCTTGAATACTACTTTGTCGATTATGCGCTACGGCGTGGCGAGCACCGTCAGCCCGGCGGGCTCGACAATCTCGTGCAGGCAACCTACGCCGCATACAATGGCGGCCCCAGCCACCTGGGGCGCTATCGGCGGGACGACACTCGCGCCAGCCTCCGCGCTATCGACCGGGAGTTCTGGCATCACTATCAGACCATGCGGCGTGACCGCTGGCCGGATGTGGGGTCCTGCTATCCCGTTGGTGGCTGA
- a CDS encoding AzlC family ABC transporter permease — translation MTTPGRNRRRATMAGFRAIGPMLPGVVPFGMTAGIAALEAGLGPAVGIGLSIIVFAGAAQLVIAQLIGDGALPIIVVLTALVINLRMVMYSASLAPYFGNLSMAWKTTIAYLLTDQAYAVSITRFMAGLDRKLRPWYYLGVAAPIWTVWLTATVLGVWVGAAIPEAWQIGFALPLVFLVLLVPVVRSRPSVIAAAVGGSVAVIAYSAPYHLGLTLGAIAGVVSGVMAESLLSPTEESRE, via the coding sequence TTGACCACTCCCGGTCGCAATCGGCGCCGCGCCACCATGGCCGGTTTCCGCGCTATCGGCCCGATGCTGCCCGGTGTGGTGCCATTTGGCATGACGGCGGGCATCGCAGCCCTTGAGGCGGGTCTCGGACCGGCCGTGGGTATTGGCCTGTCCATTATCGTCTTTGCCGGTGCCGCACAGCTGGTCATTGCACAACTGATCGGCGACGGAGCACTGCCCATCATCGTGGTGCTCACTGCCCTGGTGATCAATCTGCGCATGGTGATGTACAGCGCCTCCCTGGCGCCCTACTTCGGCAACCTGTCCATGGCCTGGAAGACCACGATCGCCTATCTGCTGACAGATCAGGCCTACGCCGTCAGCATCACGCGCTTCATGGCTGGGCTCGATCGCAAGCTGCGACCCTGGTACTACCTGGGGGTGGCTGCGCCGATCTGGACGGTCTGGCTCACTGCCACGGTGTTGGGCGTCTGGGTCGGCGCAGCTATTCCGGAAGCCTGGCAAATCGGCTTTGCGCTGCCGCTGGTGTTCCTGGTGTTGCTTGTGCCTGTGGTGCGTAGCCGTCCAAGCGTGATCGCCGCGGCGGTGGGGGGCTCAGTCGCCGTCATCGCCTATAGCGCGCCCTACCACCTCGGACTGACGTTGGGCGCCATCGCGGGGGTGGTAAGCGGAGTCATGGCCGAGAGCCTGCTATCGCCGACGGAGGAGTCCCGAGAGTGA
- the sseA gene encoding 3-mercaptopyruvate sulfurtransferase → MNDPTLIVSTEWLVQRLDDPAVIPVDATWYLPGEAGNGRENYLQSHIPGAVYFDIDAISDTANPLPHMLPSEQAFAQAVGALGIGNDSQVVVYDAKGLFSAARVWWMFRAFGHVKVAVLDGGLPKWRREGWPLDSGAVEPSPQRYSARLETGMVADRQRISEGLGQGTVQVADARAAARFEGTVSEPRPGLRSGHIPGSVNLPFSDLLDPATGELLPEPALRRAFAERGIDLEQPLVTSCGSGVTAAVLYLAATTLGARKLELYDGSWAEWGDADSALPIATGPASLS, encoded by the coding sequence ATGAATGATCCGACTCTGATTGTCTCTACCGAATGGCTGGTGCAACGCCTTGACGACCCGGCCGTGATTCCCGTTGACGCCACCTGGTATCTGCCCGGTGAAGCGGGGAATGGCCGCGAGAACTATCTGCAGAGCCACATACCTGGCGCCGTGTACTTTGACATTGACGCCATATCGGATACGGCGAATCCGCTGCCTCACATGCTGCCCTCGGAACAGGCCTTTGCCCAGGCCGTGGGAGCCTTGGGTATCGGCAATGATTCGCAGGTCGTGGTCTACGATGCGAAGGGCCTTTTCTCCGCTGCAAGGGTGTGGTGGATGTTCCGGGCTTTTGGACATGTCAAAGTGGCCGTGCTGGATGGGGGCCTTCCGAAGTGGCGGCGAGAAGGATGGCCACTGGATTCAGGAGCGGTAGAGCCTTCACCCCAGCGCTACTCTGCACGGCTAGAGACGGGGATGGTGGCAGACCGGCAACGGATCAGCGAGGGCCTGGGTCAGGGAACCGTCCAGGTAGCCGATGCCCGTGCCGCAGCGCGCTTTGAGGGCACCGTATCCGAACCGCGGCCCGGACTGCGCAGTGGTCATATTCCGGGTAGCGTCAATCTGCCGTTTTCCGATCTGCTCGATCCCGCGACTGGTGAGTTGTTGCCGGAACCGGCCCTGCGGCGTGCTTTCGCTGAGCGCGGCATTGATCTCGAGCAGCCGCTTGTCACCAGTTGTGGCTCTGGGGTCACGGCAGCAGTGCTGTATCTCGCAGCCACGACTCTCGGTGCGCGCAAACTGGAACTCTACGACGGTTCCTGGGCCGAATGGGGTGACGCTGATTCCGCACTGCCGATTGCCACCGGGCCCGCCTCGCTCTCCTGA
- a CDS encoding peptidylprolyl isomerase: MTTASARHILVESEAQCLELKQQIEGGAEFAELAKQHSSCPSGRSGGDLGSFGRGQMVREFDEVVFTAPLNTVQGPVKTQFGYHLLEVTRRDD; encoded by the coding sequence ATGACCACGGCATCAGCGCGCCACATCCTGGTGGAATCCGAGGCGCAGTGTCTCGAACTCAAGCAACAGATCGAGGGAGGCGCCGAGTTCGCCGAACTCGCCAAACAGCATTCCAGTTGTCCTTCCGGTCGTAGCGGTGGAGATCTGGGCAGCTTCGGTCGTGGTCAAATGGTTCGCGAATTCGACGAAGTCGTTTTCACGGCGCCATTGAACACGGTGCAGGGCCCGGTCAAGACCCAGTTCGGCTACCACCTGCTGGAAGTGACGCGGCGCGACGACTAA
- the folE gene encoding GTP cyclohydrolase I FolE, whose product MSANLSPAARRGLSTDVRPSREEAEAAVRTLIAWAGDNPAREGLIETPKRVVKAYEEFFAGYDEDPIAILSKSFEETDGYDEMVLVRDIRLDSHCEHHIVPIVGRIHIAYLPRDRVVGISKLARVADIYARRLQIQEKLTAQIANCLESVLKPRGVAVLVEASHQCMTTRGIRKIDADTVTTRFLGEFRDDQHLCNQFLKLTGNG is encoded by the coding sequence ATGAGTGCAAACCTTTCTCCCGCCGCCCGTCGCGGCCTGTCCACGGACGTCCGACCGAGTCGCGAGGAGGCCGAAGCGGCTGTTCGCACGCTCATCGCCTGGGCTGGTGACAACCCGGCTCGTGAGGGGTTGATCGAGACGCCCAAGCGTGTCGTCAAGGCCTACGAAGAGTTCTTCGCCGGCTATGACGAGGATCCCATCGCGATTCTAAGCAAGAGCTTCGAAGAAACCGATGGTTACGATGAAATGGTGCTCGTCCGGGACATCCGCCTCGATTCCCATTGTGAGCATCACATTGTGCCAATCGTCGGCCGAATTCATATTGCATACCTGCCCCGCGATCGTGTGGTGGGCATCAGCAAGCTGGCGCGCGTTGCTGATATCTATGCCCGACGCCTGCAGATTCAGGAAAAGCTCACTGCGCAAATTGCGAACTGCCTGGAAAGCGTGCTCAAGCCGCGCGGGGTAGCGGTGCTTGTTGAAGCCTCGCATCAGTGCATGACCACTCGTGGCATCCGCAAGATCGATGCTGATACGGTCACCACCCGATTCCTGGGCGAATTTCGCGACGATCAGCATCTCTGCAACCAGTTCCTCAAGCTGACGGGCAACGGCTGA
- a CDS encoding AzlD domain-containing protein, which produces MPLVWTLVVVIGVVTFALRLSGILVLGSREMPPLLERALRYVPAAVLAAIVVPAIIHGGPDQGFHAGNSRLFAGLLAAVVAWTTRSVLATLGVGMGSLWLLDWLID; this is translated from the coding sequence ATGCCGCTCGTGTGGACGCTGGTGGTAGTGATCGGTGTGGTGACCTTCGCGCTGAGACTGTCCGGAATCCTGGTGCTCGGCAGCCGTGAGATGCCACCGCTGCTGGAGCGGGCCCTGCGCTATGTCCCTGCAGCTGTCCTCGCTGCCATTGTGGTGCCAGCCATTATCCACGGTGGGCCCGATCAGGGATTCCACGCTGGCAACAGCCGACTGTTCGCGGGATTGCTGGCCGCCGTGGTTGCCTGGACCACGCGCAGCGTACTGGCCACCCTGGGCGTGGGGATGGGTAGCCTCTGGTTGCTGGACTGGCTGATCGACTGA